One window of Mycoplasma parvum str. Indiana genomic DNA carries:
- a CDS encoding restriction endonuclease subunit S — protein sequence MYIYIYGENVYPFFTCSIETQKSSTFSYDMSAILVAGGGNFSAKICRGKFEASTDVFIISSNSKNFDYLIFLKIKKELIQLNKVVQGTTIKHLSREVLKKLEILIPDDKTLEKFNDFCENIQLKIENLHSKIEILDRTKKYLLNRIFSEKLEIL from the coding sequence ATATATATATATATATATGGTGAAAATGTATATCCTTTTTTTACTTGTTCTATTGAAACTCAAAAATCTTCAACTTTTTCTTATGACATGTCAGCAATATTAGTTGCCGGAGGAGGAAATTTTTCTGCAAAAATTTGTAGAGGAAAATTTGAAGCTTCAACGGATGTGTTTATTATTTCGTCAAATAGTAAAAATTTCGATTATTTAATTTTTTTGAAAATTAAAAAAGAATTAATTCAATTAAATAAAGTGGTCCAAGGAACAACTATAAAGCATTTAAGTAGAGAAGTTTTAAAAAAACTTGAAATACTAATACCAGATGACAAAACTTTAGAAAAATTTAATGATTTTTGTGAAAATATTCAACTAAAAATTGAAAATTTACATTCAAAAATAGAAATATTAGATAGAACTAAAAAGTATTTGTTAAATAGAATTTTTAGTGAAAAATTAGAAATTCTTTAA
- a CDS encoding V-type ATP synthase subunit I domain-containing protein: MFLPSKAIALFTTSLGTIGLSSYLIPYTLKDLVPDLGNIFLTSKSSYEKQNVDKFTNEQKEILESLTNLFKDLSNGINASEERREEKLKKIQETLYLVSEIESKNLKLYEESQKIVDLLSQLSNQLSEQEAIKFKNQSDLAQIKYFEELSESLKKFAEEGKNNFNQFLEIIKKGTEKEKLTKQNVDGGGQRVKAQETLKNVQNNFSSFIQELEIEIFQLSLLKKELSYQKSKLQEYIKHLETNVSFIKVSSSVFSSRLEALRKEINTFIKRLNEFNQRLRDLQKEWEEFKDKLFIFRNYFGIVQNNLCVNAQYQNDQGKCEQIKNS; this comes from the coding sequence TTGTTTTTACCTTCCAAAGCAATAGCTTTATTCACTACTTCCTTGGGAACTATTGGTTTATCTTCTTATCTAATTCCTTATACTTTAAAGGATTTAGTTCCCGATTTGGGAAATATATTTTTAACTTCTAAATCATCTTATGAAAAGCAAAATGTAGATAAATTTACAAATGAACAGAAAGAAATTTTAGAAAGTTTAACTAATTTGTTTAAAGATTTATCTAATGGAATTAATGCTTCCGAAGAGAGAAGAGAAGAAAAATTAAAAAAAATTCAAGAAACTTTATATTTAGTTTCAGAAATAGAAAGTAAGAATCTCAAATTATATGAAGAAAGCCAAAAAATTGTAGATCTTTTATCTCAATTATCAAATCAATTATCAGAACAGGAAGCAATTAAATTTAAAAATCAATCAGATTTAGCGCAAATTAAATATTTTGAAGAATTATCAGAAAGTTTGAAAAAATTTGCTGAAGAAGGGAAGAATAACTTTAATCAATTTCTTGAAATCATTAAAAAGGGAACAGAAAAAGAAAAATTAACAAAACAAAATGTTGATGGGGGGGGGCAAAGAGTTAAAGCTCAAGAAACATTAAAAAATGTACAAAACAACTTTTCCTCTTTTATACAAGAATTAGAAATAGAAATTTTTCAATTATCTCTTCTAAAAAAAGAATTAAGTTATCAAAAATCTAAATTACAGGAATATATAAAACATTTAGAAACAAATGTTTCTTTCATTAAGGTTTCATCTAGTGTTTTTAGTTCACGACTTGAAGCATTGAGAAAAGAAATCAATACTTTTATAAAACGTTTAAATGAATTTAATCAAAGACTGAGGGATTTGCAAAAGGAATGAGAGGAATTTAAGGATAAATTATTTATTTTTAGGAATTATTTTGGAATAGTTCAAAATAATCTTTGTGTAAATGCGCAATATCAAAATGATCAAGGAAAATGTGAACAAATTAAAAATAGTTAA
- the atpE gene encoding ATP synthase F0 subunit C, producing MSSFWDGFLESFLKSLFFQDNNKWGLIGAGIAMIAGMGAAIAQGYMGGKAVEALARNPEVEALIFKQFIIGAAICESVAIYALIIAIIIAVTGA from the coding sequence ATGTCTTCTTTTTGGGATGGATTTTTAGAATCCTTTTTAAAATCTTTGTTTTTTCAAGACAATAATAAATGAGGTTTAATTGGAGCTGGGATTGCAATGATTGCTGGTATGGGAGCGGCTATTGCTCAAGGTTATATGGGAGGGAAGGCTGTAGAAGCTTTAGCTAGAAATCCTGAAGTTGAAGCTCTTATTTTTAAACAATTTATAATTGGTGCTGCTATCTGCGAGTCTGTAGCAATATATGCGCTTATTATAGCGATTATCATAGCAGTAACTGGAGCATAA
- a CDS encoding restriction endonuclease subunit S produces MNKWKWVTLDKLGLLENGMSLSVKMINFEALFKGKNIPFIDGSDISRSKLWLLKNGRYCNFKRFSNKAKLFPKNTVCIVRCGTSGDSALLKASSCLSDKVYGFNSFKEISNPKFIKYCFDFPIIKEKIVSLSKSSTAQPVLSFQKLRIVKFPLPPFVIQQKIGNILSAYDELTENNERQIELLEALRTYFYKKLLLNNFQNNWKRLKLEEMATIIKGTKPASHALQNQYIYIYMVKMYILFLLVLLKLKNLQLFLMTCQQY; encoded by the coding sequence ATGAATAAATGAAAATGAGTGACTTTAGATAAATTAGGCCTATTAGAAAATGGAATGTCACTTTCTGTAAAAATGATAAATTTTGAAGCTTTGTTTAAGGGGAAAAATATCCCTTTTATTGATGGATCCGATATTTCTAGAAGTAAATTATGGCTTTTAAAAAATGGAAGATATTGCAATTTTAAAAGATTTAGTAATAAAGCGAAATTATTCCCTAAGAATACCGTTTGCATAGTTAGATGTGGCACATCAGGAGATTCAGCTTTATTAAAAGCCAGCTCTTGTCTTTCAGATAAGGTTTACGGATTTAATTCATTTAAAGAGATTTCAAATCCTAAATTCATTAAATATTGTTTTGACTTTCCAATAATAAAAGAAAAAATAGTGTCACTTTCTAAATCATCTACCGCTCAGCCAGTTTTATCTTTTCAAAAATTACGAATCGTTAAATTTCCTTTACCTCCCTTTGTCATTCAACAAAAAATTGGAAATATCCTTTCCGCTTATGATGAATTAACTGAAAATAATGAACGACAAATTGAGTTATTAGAAGCTTTAAGAACTTATTTTTATAAAAAATTATTGCTAAATAATTTCCAAAATAATTGAAAAAGATTAAAACTGGAAGAAATGGCCACAATTATAAAAGGAACAAAACCGGCAAGTCACGCGCTACAAAATCAATATATATATATATATATGGTGAAAATGTATATCCTTTTTTTACTTGTTCTATTGAAACTCAAAAATCTTCAACTTTTTCTTATGACATGTCAGCAATATTAG
- the pth gene encoding aminoacyl-tRNA hydrolase, which produces MKVIVALGNPGKEYENTRHNVGFYLLDKFHFLNNCSNYESFLGSQISKNRTFKDKEISYILCKPYEFMNNSGKSFIKLFHFLKLNIQNVLLIYDELDIPLGKYSLTKRKEKKISHLGVKNLESFFPLDSILKLKIGIRPNNSKNLIIKHFVMENFYIEEKNQINLLEKEIFEIIKKFLFLDEKEILNPINYLKR; this is translated from the coding sequence ATGAAAGTAATAGTAGCTTTAGGAAATCCAGGCAAAGAATATGAAAATACAAGGCACAATGTTGGTTTTTATCTTTTAGATAAATTCCACTTTCTAAATAATTGTTCTAATTATGAAAGCTTTTTAGGTTCTCAAATTTCAAAAAATAGAACATTTAAAGATAAAGAGATAAGTTATATTCTTTGCAAGCCTTATGAATTTATGAATAATTCGGGAAAATCATTTATAAAATTATTTCATTTTCTTAAATTAAATATTCAAAATGTTTTATTAATTTATGATGAATTAGATATTCCCTTAGGAAAATATTCTTTAACAAAAAGAAAAGAAAAGAAAATATCCCACTTGGGAGTTAAAAATTTAGAAAGTTTTTTTCCTTTGGATAGTATTTTGAAATTAAAAATAGGGATAAGACCGAATAATTCAAAGAATTTAATTATCAAACATTTTGTAATGGAAAATTTTTATATTGAAGAAAAAAATCAAATAAATCTTTTAGAAAAAGAAATATTTGAAATTATTAAAAAATTTCTCTTTTTAGATGAAAAAGAAATTTTAAACCCCATAAACTACTTGAAAAGATAA
- a CDS encoding coiled-coil domain-containing protein, whose product MFFPSKLISLTTTSLGALGLSSYLIPYELSNLFPNLQKIFSKNKSFYEQQNIKEFINKQKEILEKLESLFHNLSNGINAANTLKEQKSIEIKNTLDLIFKIEGEIDRLYKESVKVVEILNNLMEILSKQEKDKLENQTKLHELKQINQLSSSLKDYMSNMQKTIKEFKKIISDATQKNLKNNQSTDISGGAKSAGDEAKEKLKEIETTLSDKDQQLDKSLYKVNKSLMNLYLTEIKIEQIILDLEKSIVFLNLLSNFHNINLKFLNFEINEFIKKLNESRRDLQKFHEEWEVFKSKLFEFKNYEGIVKNSICINTQYKEKEKCDKINSERKII is encoded by the coding sequence TTGTTTTTCCCCTCTAAGTTAATATCTTTAACTACTACATCTTTAGGAGCTCTTGGACTGTCGTCTTATTTAATTCCCTATGAATTAAGCAATTTATTTCCAAATTTACAAAAAATCTTTTCCAAAAATAAGTCATTTTATGAACAACAAAATATAAAAGAATTTATAAACAAACAAAAAGAAATATTAGAGAAATTGGAATCTTTATTTCATAATTTATCTAATGGAATTAATGCAGCTAATACATTAAAAGAGCAAAAATCAATTGAAATCAAAAATACTTTAGATTTAATTTTCAAAATAGAAGGAGAAATAGATCGTCTATATAAAGAAAGCGTGAAAGTTGTAGAAATTTTGAATAATTTAATGGAAATATTATCTAAACAAGAAAAAGATAAACTAGAAAATCAAACTAAATTACATGAATTAAAACAGATAAATCAATTGTCATCTAGTTTGAAAGATTATATGAGTAATATGCAAAAAACAATTAAAGAATTTAAAAAGATTATTAGTGATGCTACTCAAAAAAATCTCAAAAATAATCAATCAACTGATATTTCGGGGGGGGCAAAAAGTGCAGGAGATGAAGCTAAAGAAAAGTTAAAAGAAATTGAAACAACACTTTCTGATAAAGATCAACAATTGGATAAGTCTTTATATAAAGTCAATAAATCACTTATGAATCTTTATTTAACGGAGATAAAAATTGAACAAATTATTTTAGATTTAGAAAAAAGTATTGTATTTCTGAATTTGCTTTCTAATTTTCATAACATTAACTTAAAGTTTTTGAATTTTGAAATTAATGAATTTATAAAAAAATTAAATGAAAGTAGAAGAGATCTTCAAAAATTTCATGAGGAGTGAGAAGTTTTTAAGTCTAAATTATTTGAATTTAAAAATTATGAGGGAATAGTGAAGAATAGTATTTGCATTAATACACAATACAAAGAAAAAGAAAAGTGCGATAAAATTAATTCTGAAAGGAAAATAATTTAA